CACGTCAAAGAGAATAGATTATTCCGACACTTACACTACAACCAACCATTCCGATAGTCTGGAGAAGATTACCAATATGATATTTGACAATTTCCCGAATTGGATTATGATTCTAATGAAACTCAGACATTCAATTGTAAAATTTTTTGACTTAAAAACCCAAAAGCCATCAAATTATAATACCGAATTCAAAATTGGAGGATATATAGGATTCTTTAAAATTTTCAAAATAATGGATAACGAAATTATCTTAGGAGAAGATGATAAACACCTTGACTTTAGGGTTAGTGTTTATAACTCTAAAGAAAACACGTATAACATTAAAGTTTCTACCATAGTTCAATATAACAGAAGATTTGCTAATGTCTATATGGCAATCGTAAAACCTTTCCACAAGTTAATCATGAAACAAATCGTTAAAAGGGCCTATATCGAACAATAAATTTAATTCTAAAGACATGAACATTTATCTATTTTCTGCAGGTGCTCTTTGCGTCATTTTAGGATTGTTTCATTCCATACTTGGTGAATTATCAATCTTTAGGGCCAAAGGAAGGTCTGATAATCTCGTAAGTGCTGACTTAAAAGTAAGACACTTGGGAATCATTTGGGCTACTTGGCACCTAGCTTCTTTTTTGGGTTGGTGCATTGGTGCCATGCTTATAAGCATAGCACTTGAACAAGACTTAATAAGTATTGAACTTTTAAAATTCATAATTACTTCAATTGCAATCGCAATGGTAAGTTCGTCTATTTTGGTTTTTATCGGAACAAAAGCAAAACACCCTGGATGGATAGTTTTATTGGGAATTGGAATTTTAACCTTGCTAGGAATTTAAAATTAAAAAAAATGAGTATAAAAATAGCCTTGATAGTAGGCCATCCTGACAAGGAAAGTTATAATTATGCTTTGGCACAGGCTTATAAAAAAGGAGCACAGGCATCAGGTTTTGAAATTCAAGAAATCGTCATACAAGATTTAAAGTTTAATCCCAATCTTCAATTCGGCTACAGAAAGCGTACAGAACTTGAACCTGATTTATTAAAAAGCCAAGAAATATTGAAATGGGCAAGCCATTTAGTTTGGGTCTATCCGGTTTGGTGGGGCTCAGTTCCCGCAATTATGAAAGGTTTTTTAGACCGTATTTTACTGCCAGGGTTTGCTTTTAACAAAAGGAAAAACTCAATATGGTGGGATAAGCTTTTTACTGGCAAAACTGCACGTATTATCTGCACGTTAGACCAACCTGGTTGGTATTACAAGTGGTTTTATGCAAGCCCTAGCCATAAGGCAATGAAAAAATTAACAATGAACTTTGTTGGAGTTAAAAAAGTAGGCATTACAACCATAGGACCTATCAGACTATCCAAAGAAGCGTTTAGGGAAAAATGGTTGAAAAAAGTTAAAAAGCTAGGTCAATTGAGCAAGTAATTCAAGAATATTCAAAACCACATATAGAAAATAATGAATGGAAAGATTTTAATATTTTTGGGAATTGCCCATACACTTTTGGGAATTTCGCCATTTGCGTTCGGAAAACAGTTTGAAGGATTTGCTGACAAATTCTTTTTTAAAGTTAGTAACGGGCTTTTTGAATTTCCGTTACTGAACGGGCAAATGAACTACGAGAATTTTTCAGCGTTTTGGTTTGTCTATTATGGACTATTGCTCATTCCTCTTGGAATTTTGGTCAGTTATATAGAGGAGAAAAGCGGACA
The nucleotide sequence above comes from Flagellimonas sp. HMM57. Encoded proteins:
- a CDS encoding NAD(P)H-dependent oxidoreductase — translated: MSIKIALIVGHPDKESYNYALAQAYKKGAQASGFEIQEIVIQDLKFNPNLQFGYRKRTELEPDLLKSQEILKWASHLVWVYPVWWGSVPAIMKGFLDRILLPGFAFNKRKNSIWWDKLFTGKTARIICTLDQPGWYYKWFYASPSHKAMKKLTMNFVGVKKVGITTIGPIRLSKEAFREKWLKKVKKLGQLSK
- a CDS encoding DUF2867 domain-containing protein, whose amino-acid sequence is MKVISENIPTKSLINSTSKRIDYSDTYTTTNHSDSLEKITNMIFDNFPNWIMILMKLRHSIVKFFDLKTQKPSNYNTEFKIGGYIGFFKIFKIMDNEIILGEDDKHLDFRVSVYNSKENTYNIKVSTIVQYNRRFANVYMAIVKPFHKLIMKQIVKRAYIEQ
- a CDS encoding DUF6463 family protein → MNGKILIFLGIAHTLLGISPFAFGKQFEGFADKFFFKVSNGLFEFPLLNGQMNYENFSAFWFVYYGLLLIPLGILVSYIEEKSGQIPKNFILTYLIIVLIGVFMIPFSGMTFLMLPHAIYMLFQRCKLKGEN